In Brachybacterium saurashtrense, the genomic stretch GGGGTGGGGGCCTGGAAGAGCAGGGAGGCGAAGTCCATCTGCACCTGCTCGCGACGGCGGGCGCGATCGTCGTCCTCCGCCGCCGGCTCGGGGGCGGTCTCCGCGCCGCGCGCGGAGGCGAGGGCGCGCAGGTCGCCCACGACGGGGTTGTCGTCCTCGACCGCCGAGGCCTCCGCCTGGGGCGCCGCCTCCTGCGGCGCCGTCTCCTGCGGCGCGTCCTCGTGCGCCGGCTCCTCCGCGACGGGGGCGGGCACCACGGGCGCACCGGCGGGCGCGCCAGCACGGCGGCGGGGCCGCTTCGCGGCGGGCGCGGGCGCGGGCTCCGCCGGGGCGGCGTCCTGCGCGGCGACGACGGTGCGGGGGCCGGTGCTCTCCGGCGCGGGCAGGGTGGGCGGGGTGAACGCCGGGGCCCCGGCGGGCGCCCCGGCGCGGCGTCGGCGGCGCGCGGGCGGCTGCGCCGCGCTCTCCTGCGAGGTGTCGTTCTCGGGGTCGTGGGTGCTGTCAGCCATAGGGCCGTCTCCTTCTGGAGGACCAGCGCACCCTGGTCCCGTCTGGTCATCGTCCCTGGGGACGGAAGTCTCTAGCCCTCGCCGTCGCGCAGCTCCCCGCGGGGAGCGCTGCGATGCCGCGCATGGAGCACTGCGGTCGCGGTCCTCCGCGTCACCGGCGCTCCGACGTCACGACGCCGGGAGGTTCTCCCACCCGGTACGGGGCGGAAGAGTGCCTCGGCCAGTATGGCACAGGGCCTCCGCGCACCCCGGTGGGACATGCGCGCCCCGAGACCGCCCGGCGGGCACCCCGATGTGTCGCCGGTCTCACCGGGGGGCGCCGATCCCGCCCGGGGACCACCACCTGGATGCCCTGCCCGGCGGGGTGAAGGACGATGGTCCCCGGACGCACCCGCCCCGTTCCGTAGGTTTCACGACAGTGCGTCATTCACTTCGGAGGATCTGATGGAAGCCCTCGACATCGCCCGGTGGCAGTTCGGCATCACCACCGTGTACCACTTCATCTTCGTGCCGCTCACCATCGGGCTGTCGCTGATGGTCGCCATGATGCAGACCATCGCGCTGCGGTCGAAGGACCCGGCCCGCAAGGATGCCTGGATCCGGATGACGAAGTTCTTCGGCTCGATGCTGATCGTGAACTTCGGCATCGGCATCGCCACCGGCATCGTGCAGGAGTTCCAGTTCGGGCTGAACTGGTCCGAGTACGCCCGCTACGTGGGCGACGTGTTCGGGGCCCCGCTCGCGCTGGAGGGCCTGGCCGCCTTCTTCCTCGAGTCGGTGTTCCTGGGGCTGTGGATCTTCGGGTGGGGGCGGATGCCGGAGCGGATCCACCTGCTCACCATCTGGGCGGTCGCGCTCGGCACCACCCTCTCGGCCTACTTCATCATCGCCGCGAACTCCTTCATGCAGCACCCCGTGGGCGCGATGCTGAACCCCGAGACGGGCCGCGCGGAGCTCGACCCCTCCCAGGGCTCGATCCTCTCCGTGCTCACCAACATCACCACCCTGGCCGCCTTCCCCCACGTCGTCTCCGGGGCCTGGCTGGTCGCCGCCGCGTTCGTCACCGGCATCGCGGCCTGGCACATGGTGCGCCACCACCGCCGGGCCGACGAGCTGGGCCGCGACACCGCCGAGGGTGCGGACCACGACCACGCCGCCCGGCAGCTGTTCCGCCCCGTGCTGCGCTTCGGCGTGGTCGCCATGTTCGTCTCCGCGCTGGTGCTGGTGGTCTCCGGGGACTTCCAGGCGAAGCTGATGTTCGAGCAGCAGCCGATGAAGATGGCCTCGGCCGAGGCGCTGTGCACCACGCAGGAGAGCGCGCCGTTCTCGATCCTCGCCGTGGGCGGGCCGGACGCCTTCAGCACCGACTGCTCCGGCGTCACCCACCTGATCGAGATCCCGTACGTCACCGCGATCCTGGCCACCAACGATCCCGGCGCCACCCTGCAGGGCGTCGACGATCTCAACGCCCAGTACAAGGAGCAGTTCGGCGAGACCGTCACCGACATCCACGGCCAGGAGGTCGCCGCGGACTACCGCCCGAACCTGTTCGTCACCTACTGGTCCTTCCGCCTCATGATGGGCCTGGCCGCCTTCAGCGGCGTGCTCGCCCTGTGGGCGCTATGGGTGACCCGCGGCCGCGGCGAGAACGCCCGCACCACCGGCTCGCGCGCCTTCCAGTGGTTCGCGGTGCTGGCGATCCCGATGCCCTTCCTCGCCAACTCCGCGGGCTGGGTGTTCACCGAGATGGGCCGCCAGCCCTGGGTGGTCCACCCCAACCCCGATGACCCCACCGTGCGCCTGATGACCATGCAGGCCGTCTCCAGCCATCCCGCCTGGATGGTCGCGACCAGCCTGATCGCCTTCACCCTGGTGTACGGCGTGCTCGCGGTGATCTGGTTCCAGATGATGCGCAAGGCCGCCCTGAAGGGCGTGCCGCTGCCGCAGCGCGATCCGGAGACCGACGAACTCGACACCCCCACCCTCGCCTTCGACTACTGAGAAGGGACCCGTTCAGATCATGGACGCCATGCTCGACCCCACGGCCCTGCAGGCCCTCTGGTTCGCCCTCATCGGCTTCTTCTTCCTGGGCTACTTCGTGCTCGAGGGCTTCGACTTCGGGGTGCAGATGAACGTGGCCGCCTTCTGGCGGCGCGGCTCCGGCACCCGCGGCACGATCCTGAAGACCATCGGCCCCGTCTGGGACGGCAACGAGGTGTGGCTGATCACCGGCGGCGCGCTGCTGTTCGCCGCCTTCCCGGAGTGGTACGCGACGCTGTTCTCCGGCTTCTACCTGGCGCTGCTGCTGCTCCTGCTGGTGCTCATCGTGCGCGTGTGCGCGTTCAAGTGGCGGGACAAGGTGGACGACGCGCGCTGGCGCACCGCCTGGGACGCGGTGCACGTGCTGGGCGGCTTCGCGCCGGCCCTGCTGTGGGGCGTGGCCTTCGCGAACATCGTCGCGGGGGTGGGGATCGACGAGAACCGCTGGGTGACCACCTCCCTGCTGGGGCTGCTGAACCCCTTCGCCCTGCTGGGCGGGGTGGTGTTCGTGCTGCTGTTCTGGCTGCACGGCACGCTGTACCTGGCGCTGAAGGTCGAGGGGCGCCTGCGGGAGGACGCGGCCCGGCTCGCGGGCGTGCTGGTGTGGCCCACGATCCTCGCCGGCGCCGCCTTCCTGCTGTGGTTCCAGTTCGCGCACTCGAACACCTGGTGGACGCTGCTGCCGGTGGGCGTCGCCGCCGTCGCCCTGCTCGCCGTGGTGGTGCTGAACCGCGCCCGACGGGAGGGGCTCTCCTTCCTCGCCACCTCCACCGCCATCGCGGCGGCGACCATCGCCCTGTTCGGCGGTCTGTTCCCCTACGTGATGCCGGCCAGCAACGATCCGGCGCTCTCGCTCACGGTCGCCAACGCCTCCTCCACCGAGCACACCCTCACGGTGATGCTGGTGGCCCTCGCCGTGCTGATGCCGATCGTGATCGCGTACACGATCTGGACGTACCGGGTGTTCCGGCACCGGGTCGCCGACGAGGACTCCCCCGCCCCCGGCGCCGAGCTGCTGGAACGGGCGAGGAAGGGCTACCGCGACGCCTTCTCCCAGGAATGACGGCCTGACCCGATGAGCTCCGCCACCACCGCCCCCGCCGACGTCGACGCGCCCGCCGTCGACGCCTCGGCGGCGCCGCGCCGGCGCCGCGCGCCGCTGGACCCGCGCCTGCTGCGGGAGGTGCGAGCGGCCCGCCGCCACGTGGCGCGCACCGCCGCGCTCGGCGTGGTGCAGGCGGGGTGCGTGATCGTCACCGCGCTGGTGATCGCGCGGCTGGGGGCGCGCCTGCTCACCGAGCGCACGCTGCCGGCCGAGGCCCCGGGGCTGCTGGCGGTGCTGGTGGGGGCGCTCGCGGTGCGCGCCGTCGCGGTGCTGGTGGAGGAGGCCACCGCCCACCGCGCCGCGACGGCGGCGATCGGTGCTCTGCGCACCCGGATCGTGGCCCATGCCGCCCGGCTGGGCCCTCGCGGCGGCGCCGGACGCGGGGCGGATCTCACGGCGCTGGCCACCACCGGGATCGAGAAGCTGCGCCCGTACCTGGTGGGCTATGTCCCGCAGCTGGTGCTCACGCTCACGGTGACCCCGCTGGCGCTGCTCACGATCGCGCTGCTGGACCCGCTCAGCGCCGTCATCGCAGGGGTCACGCTGCCGCTGGTGCCGCTGTTCATGGTCCTGGTCGGGAAGCTCACCGTGGGCCGCTCGGACCGCCTGCTGGCGGACATGCGCTCGCTGTGGTCCCAGCTGCTGGATCTGGTGGAGGGGCTGCCCACCCTGCGGGCGCTGGGCCGGGAGAGGGGGCCGGAGGCGGTGGTGCGCCGGCTCGGGGAGCGCCACCGCGCCTCCGCGATGGGGTCGCTGCGCTACGCCTTCCTTTCCTCGATGGTGCTGGAGCTGCTGGCCACGCTGTGCGTGGCGCTGGTGGCGGTGAGCATCGGGATGCGCCTGGTGTACGGGGAGATGCCGCTGGAGCCCGCGCTGGCGGTGCTGGTGCTGGTGCCCGAGGTGTACCTGCCGCTGCGGGCCGTGGGCGCCCGCTACCACGCCTCCACCGACGGGCTGGCCGCGGTGGGCGCCGCGTTCGAGGTGCTGGACGAGCCGGTGGTCCCGGACGGCGACCTGCCCGCCCCGGACCTGCGCGGGGCGAGCCTCGCGCTGCGCGGAGTCTCGGTGCGCTCGCGGAACGGCTGGGCCCCGCACCGCGCCGAGCTGGTGGTGCGGCCGGGCCGGGTGCTCGCCGTGACCGGCCCGTCGGGCGCCGGGAAGACCACCGCGGTGCAGGTGCTGCTGGGGCTGCTGGAGCCGGAGGAGGGCCGCGCCGAGGTGATCGCTGCCGACGGCACCGTCACCGCGGTCCGGTCGCTGGACCGTCGCACCCTGTGGGACCAGGTGGCCTGGCTCCCCCAGCGCCCCGTGCTGCCCCCGGGCACCCTCCGCGCCGTGCTCGCCGACGCCCGCCCGGACGCCTCGGAGGCCGAGCTCTCGGCGGCCGCGGCCGCGACGGGCCTGGATCGCGTGATCGCCGAGCGCGGGGCGGAGACGGAGCTGGGCCGGGCGGGCGGCGGGCTCTCGCTCGGTCAGCGTCAGCGCCTGGCGCTCGCACGGGCGCTGCTCTCCCCCGCCCCGCTGGTGGTGCTCGACGAGCCGACCGCGCATCTGGACGGGGCGAGCGAGCAGGTGGTGCTGGATCTGATCGGGACGCTGCGCGACCAGGGCCGCACCGTGGTGGTGATCGCGCACCGCTCGCGCCTGGTGGAGTGCGCCGACGACGTCGCCCGGGTGGAGGCGGGCCGATGAGCGCGCTCACCGCCCCTGCCTCCCCGCTGCGCCGCACCGTGGGGGCGCTGGAGATCCCGCGCGCCCGCTTGCTCGCCGCGGTGCTCGCCGCCTGCGCCACGCTCGCCTCCGCCTTCGCGCTGGCCGCGGTCTCCGCCTACCTGGTCACCCGGGCCTGGACGATGCCGCCGGTGCTGGACCTCACGGTCGCGGTGGTCATGGTGCGGGCGCTCGGGGTGTCCCGCGGCGTGCTGCGCTGGCTGGAGCGGATGCTCACCCACGACGTCGCGCTGCGCGGCGTGGTCTCGCTGCGCACGAACCTCTTCACCGCCCTGGCGGCCCGCACGGACGACGGCCTGACCCGGCTGCGCCGCGGTGATCTGCTCTCCCGGCTGGGCGATGACGCTCAGGAGCTCGGTGACCACGTGATCACGGCGGTCGTGCCCGGGCTGGTGGCAGCGGTGATGACGGTGGTGGTGCTCGCCACCTTCGCCCCGCTCTCCCTCCCGGCCGCCGCGGCGATGCTGGTCTCGCTGCTGGTGGCGAGCGGGATCGCGCCGTGGGCCTCGTACCGTGCCGCCCGCCTGGCCGAGCAGGCGGTGGTGACCTCCCGCGCGCAGGTGGGCGCGCAGGCGCTGACGATCCTCGACGACGCGACCGCGCTGCAGGTGCAGGGGCGCCTGGACGGCGCCGTCGCCTCCCTGCGCACCCGACAGGCCGAGCACGACCTCGCCCTGGACCGGGCGGCGCTCCCGGCCGCGGTCGCCGCCGCCGCGGTGCCGCTGGCGATGATCCTCGCCGTGACGGGCTCCCTGCTGGCCGCCGGGGCGCTGTGGGTGGACGGCGGTGCGAGCGCGGGTCAGATCGGCATCCTGCTCCTGCTGCCGCTGTCCTCCTTCGAGGCGGTCACCGCCCTGCCCGCGGCCGCCGCCCAGCTCGCCCGCTCCCGGGCCGCCGCCGCACGGCTCGACGCCCTGAGCGGCGACGTGCACGACCGGCCGGCCCCCGCCGATGCCCCCGACCCCGCCCCCGCTCCCGCGCCGGAGCGCCCGCACACCGCAGCGCTGCGCGCCGTCGGCCTCACCGCGGGGTGGAGCCCGGACGCCCCCCGTGTGACGGGGCTGGACCTGGAGCTGCCGCCCGGGGCCCGGCTCGCCGTGGTGGGCCCTTCCGGGTGCGGGAAGTCCACACTGCTGGCCACGCTCGCCGGACTGCTGGACCCGCTGGCGGGGCGGGTCGAGCTCGACGGTGAGCCGCTGCCGGGGTGGAGCGTGCCCGAGATCCGTGCCGGGGTGACGATGTTCGCCGAGGACGGCCACGTGTTCGCGACCACCGTGCGGGAGAACCTGCGGGTGGTGCGGGGCGACCTGGGGGACGATACCGCGCGCGCGGCCCTCTCCGCGGTGGGCCTGGACGACTGGCTCGAGGCGCTGCCGCGGGGCCTGGACACGATGCTCGGTCCGGACGGCACCACGATCTCCGGCGGGGAGCGGCGTCGCCTCCTGCTGGCCCGGGCCGTGGTGCGGCGCGGGCCGATCCTGCTGCTGGACGAGCCCACCGAACACCTGGACACCGCACGCGGCGACGCCCTGCTGCGCGCCCTGCTCGATCCCCGCGACACCTCCCTGGTGCCTGCCGACAGCACCGTCGTGGTGGTCACCCACCGCGTCGAGGCGGTCCCCGCCGACACCCCGATCCTCCGCCTCGAGGAGACCCGATGAGCCCCCGCACCCCGCCCTCCCGCACCGGCCGGCCCCGCCTGCAGGATCTCGCCGAGGCCGTGCTCGCCGGCGGCGACGCCGAGGACCTGCTGGAGCTGCTCGTGCACTCGGCGCGCAGCGACCTCTCCGCGCGCAGCGCGCTGCTGGTGATGCCGCTGCGCGGCACAGGGTGGAGCATCGAGATGGTGGACGGCCCGGACGCCCCCGCGCTGCTGGGCCAGGACGTCGCCCCGGACTCGCCGCTCGGCGAGGCGCTGGGCCGCGCCGACGCGGACGCGCTGGAGGGGATCGACGCCCTCGACGTGGACGGCACGCGGCGACCGGCGCTGCTGGCCGCGGTCGACGCCGCCGAGCAGGGCACCGGTCTGCTCGCCGTGCTGCGCGAGGAGGGGGCCGATCCCGTCACCGCCGCGGACCGTGAACGGCTCGACGCCCTCGCCGGCCTGGTCGCGCTCACCCTGCGCGTCCCCTCCCTCGGCTCGAGCGCGGAGATCGACGACGAGCGCAGCCGCATCGCCAGGGACCTCCACGACCTCGCGATCCAGGAGCTCTTCGCCGTGGGCATGGAGCTGGAGGCGCTGGTGGACTCCCTGGAGTCGCCGGGGGCACCGCCCTCGAACGCCCGGATCCGCAGCTCGGTGGCCATCTCCGTGCAGGGGGTGGAGAACGCGGTGGCGCAGATCCGGCAGATCGTGCAGTCGCTGCGGCGCGAGCGCTCCGAGGCGACGCTCACCGAGCAGCTGCGCCGCGAGGTGGGGCTGGCCACGGCCGGGCTGGGCTTCGTGCCCTCGATGCGCCTGCCCCCGCGCCCGGCGGAGATGGATGCGGAGCTGCCGCCGGAGATCGCCGAGGACGTGGTCGCGGTGGTGCGGGAGTGCCTGGCCAATGCCGCCCGCCACGCGCATGCCACCGCCGTGGCGGTCTCGATCAGCCTCTTCTCGGAGGGCGTGGACCGGGTGGTGCAGGTGAACGTCTCGGACAACGGTCGCGGGATCGACCCCTCCGTGCGGCGTCGCAGCGGCCTGGCGAACATCTCCTCGCGGGCGCGGCGTCACTCCGGCTGGGTGGACGCGCTGGGCCTGGAGCCGGGCACGATGATCTCCTGGCGGGTCACGCTGCCGCCGGCCTGAGCGGCCCGACGCCGAGGCGGCGGGGACCTACTGCGGCTTCCAGCCGGCGCGACGCCGGGCGGCGACCATCGCGGCCACCTGGGTGCGGCGCTGCATGCCGAAGGCCTGCAGGATCACGGTGACCCGGTTCTTCACCGTCTTCTCCGCGATGCCGAGGGCGTCGGCGATCTCGCGGTTGGAGTGGCCGTCCCCGATGAGCTCCACGATCCGCTGATCGGATTCGGAGAGGTCCGGGCCGTCGTCCACGTGGTCGGTGGGCCAGATCGCCCGCCCGGCGTGCACCGTGCGGATCGCCTCGACGATCTCCTGGGAGCGGGCGGACTTCAGGATCAGCCCGTCGGCGCCGGCGGCGCGGGACTCCCGCAGCGCGGCGTCGTCGTCGAAGCTGGTGAGCACCAGCATCCGCTGCGCCGGGTCGAGCTCGCGGGCCCGCTTCATGACGTCGATGCCGGTGCCGTCGGGCAGCTGGAGGTCCACCACCAGCACCTCGGGGCGGATCGCGGGAAGCCGGCGCGTCGCCTCGGCCACGCTGGAGGCCTCCCCGGTCACCGTGAGCGCCGCGCTGGCGTCGATCGCGGTGACGATGCCGCGGCGCACCACTTCGTGATCGTCCACCAGCATCACGCGGATCGGGCCGTCCTGTCCGGTCGCTGTCACGAAGCGTTCTCCTTCACGTCGTCCGGCGCGTCCGCCCGAGGGATCCTGGCGCTCCTCAATCTACCGCACCGGGGACGGCGCGACGGCCGGTGTCCTGCGCCGCTGGCACCGCGGGCAGAAGTGGCTGGAGCGGTTCATGGACACCACGCGCCGCAGCGGCGTCCCGCAGCGCGGGCACGGCTCCCCCTCGCGCCCATAGGCGCTGAGGCTCCGGGCGAAGTAGCCGCTGCGCCCGTCCACGTTGACGTACAGCGCATCGAAGCTGGTCCCGCCCACCTCCAGCGCCCGCTCCATCACGGTGCGGGCCTCGCGCAGCAGCTGCAGCGCCTTGCGCTGACTGAGCACCTCGCCGGGGGTGTCGTAGCGCACGCGCGCCGCCCACAGCGCCTCGTCGGCGTAGATGTTCCCGATCCCGGAGACCAGCTGCTGGTTCAGCAGCAGGGACTTGATCCCGGCGCGCCGGGCGCGCAGGGCGCGGGCGGCGGCTGGGAGGTCCAGTGCGGGGTCGAGCAGGTCGCGGCCGATGTGGGCCGCCTCGGCGGGCAGCAGCGCGTCGGGGCTGCCCAGCGCGGCCGTCCGCCCGTCGGCCGCGTCCACCAGCTCGCTCGTCCACAGGCCGCCGAACAGGCGCTGGTCGATGAGGTCGATGCGGGTGCCGTCGTCGAGGTGGAGGGAGAGGCGGCGGTGGCGCAGCGGATCCGAGGCCGGCCCCGCGGAGGCCGGCGCCGGGGCGAGGGCCGGGGCCTCGCCGCTCGCGCGCACGCGCAGCTGGCCGCTCATGCCCAGGTGGCCCATCAGCGCCTCGCCGGTGTCCGCGCCGTCGGGATCCGCCAGCCGCCACCACAGGAACTTCCCGCGACGCACCAGGGCGGTGAGAGTGGTGCCGGCCAGGGCTGCGCGCAGCCGATCCGCTCCCCCGGCCTGGCGGCGGATGATGCGGGCGTCGAGCAGCTCGACCTCGGCGACGGTGCGGCCGACGGTGCGGGGTGCGAGGCCGCGGCGCACCACCTCCACCTCGGGCAGCTCGGGCACGTTCTCAGCCCCGCGGGATCAGCGACTCGCCGCGCTCGGAGAGCACGGCGCGCACCGCGTTCTGCGCGGCGGCGAGCTCGGCGTCCTTCTTCGAGCCGCCGTCGCCGCGGGCCGTGACCACGTTCGGCACGGTGGCGGTGGCGGTGAAGACCTTCTCGTGCTCGAGGCCGGACTCGGCCATCGTGTACGTGACGGTGGCGCCCTCCGCGGCGGCGATCTCCTGCAGGCGGGTCTTGAAGTCGTACCCGGCCTCGAGGAACTCGTCGGAGTCCAGCAGCGGGCGCAGCAGATCCAGCACGAAGCGGCGGGAGACGTCCTGGCCGAGCGCGAGGTGGACCGCGCCGATCACGGCCTCGGTGGTGTCGGCGAGGATCGAGGCCTTGGCCCGCCCGCCGGTGAGGTCCTCCCCGCGGCCCAGCTTCACGTAGGCGCCGAGGTCCAGCTTCGAGGCGATCACGGCGAGCGCCCGGGTGGAGACCGTCGCGGCGCGGCGACGGGCGAGATCCCCCTCGGGCAGGGAGGGATGGGCGGCGTAGAGGTGCTCGGTGACCGCGAGCTGCAGCACGGCGTCGCCCAGGAACTCGAGCCGCTCGTTGTGGGGCAGGCCGTCGTGCTCGTAGGAGTAGGAGCGGTGGGTGAGGGCGAGGTCGAGCAGCCCGGAGGCGGTGAGGTCCTCGCTCTGCGCACCGTCCAGCGGCAGGCGCTGCAGGAGTCCCGAGGCGGCGGCGGCCTCGGTGGCGCGGCGCCTGCGCGCCATCAGGCCTTCCCCTCGGTGCTGCTGTCGGCGGCGTCGTCGTCGAACAGGCCCTTCAGCGCCGCGAAGCGGTCGTCGATGACGTCGTGGTGGTGCTCCGGATCGTCCTCCAGGCGGAATCCGCACTGGGCGCACAGGCCCGGGCAGTCCTCGCGGCACAGGGGGCGCTCCTCGGCCTCCATCGCCAGGGCGTCGCGCACCAGCGGGCCGAGGTTCACCTGGTCGTCCTCGAGCAGGACGGTGTCCTCCTCCTCGTCGGCGCGCACCTTCTCGGGGTACATGAACAGCTCGTCGAGCCGGGCGCGCACGTCCTGCTCGACCGGGTCGAGGCAGCGGGAGCACTCACCGGTCAGCAGCGCGGCGACGGTGCCATGGGCGTAGATGCCCTCGACCACCGATTCGAGCTCCGCCTCGACGGCGATCTCCTCGCCCTCGGCGACCTGCATCGCGAGGCCGCCGGCCTCGCGGGCGGGCGCGGGCACGGTGCGCTCCACGTGGCGGTGGGATCCGGTGCGGCCGACGAGGTCGACCGCGTCGAAGCGCAGGGCGGCGTCGAGCGCCGTGGAGGAGTCGTTCTCGGAGGTCATCGCGGGCTCCTTCGATCGTGGGGACAGTTCAGGATACGGCGGGCGCGGCCCGCAGCGCGTCCAGGGAGGGGCCGGGGAGCATGTCGGAGACGTCACCCCCGAGGGCGTGCACCTCGCGCACCAGCGAGGAGGAGATGTGGGCGAGGGAGGAGTCCGTGAGCAGGAAGACGGTGTCGATGCTCGCGAGGTGCTGGTTCATCCTCGCCATCGGCTCCTCGTAGGCGAGGTCCAGCTGGGAGCGCAGACCGCGCACGACGGCGCCGGCGCCGACCTCGCGGCAGAAGTCCACCAGCAGGCCCTTCGGCAGGGTGCGCACCTCGACGCTGTCGCGCAGCTGCTCGCGGTCGAGGGTCTGCGTGATCGCACCGGTGCGCGCCTCGAGTCCCAGCAGGCCCTTCTTGGAGGGGTTGTGGGAGACGGCGATGATCACCTGGTGGCCGAGGGCGACCGCCCGGCGGGTGAGATCGAGATGCCCCAGGGTGAAGGGATCGAACGAGCCGGGCAGGACGACGGTGCTCATGGCGCCACTGTAGTGGCTCTCCCGCCCTCGTCCGCCGCGGGCTCAGTCGAGCGCGAGCGTCACCCGGTGCACGCCGTCCTCGTCAATCTCGCCGATCTCGAGCGTGCCGGTGAGGCCGCTGAGCTCGCCGGTGCCGGAGCCGGGGGCGATCACGTACTGCAGGGCGGGGTCACCTGCGGTCATGGTGCCGAGCTGCTGGAGGGTGAGGGTGCCGTTGCGGCCGCCCACCCGGCCCTCGAAGATCTCGGTGGCGACGTAGCCGGCGCTGCCGCCGGCCGAGTCACCGGCGGTGAGCATCGTGCCGCGGGAGGTGCCGTCGAGATCGCCGCTCCAGGTCTTGACGAGGTCGAAGCGGGATGCGGCACCGGGGAGCGGTGCGGCGGGGGTCATCTGCACGGTGAAGGTTCCGGTGAGCGCGGCCATGGGCCCAGTCTCCGCCCGGGCGGCGGGGAGGTTCAACGGCGGGGACGCCGCTCGTTCGCGAGCAGTGCGTAGCTCGCCCCGTCGAGCCAGCGGCCGCTGCGGTGTAGGGAATCCTCGCGGAAC encodes the following:
- a CDS encoding cytochrome ubiquinol oxidase subunit I translates to MEALDIARWQFGITTVYHFIFVPLTIGLSLMVAMMQTIALRSKDPARKDAWIRMTKFFGSMLIVNFGIGIATGIVQEFQFGLNWSEYARYVGDVFGAPLALEGLAAFFLESVFLGLWIFGWGRMPERIHLLTIWAVALGTTLSAYFIIAANSFMQHPVGAMLNPETGRAELDPSQGSILSVLTNITTLAAFPHVVSGAWLVAAAFVTGIAAWHMVRHHRRADELGRDTAEGADHDHAARQLFRPVLRFGVVAMFVSALVLVVSGDFQAKLMFEQQPMKMASAEALCTTQESAPFSILAVGGPDAFSTDCSGVTHLIEIPYVTAILATNDPGATLQGVDDLNAQYKEQFGETVTDIHGQEVAADYRPNLFVTYWSFRLMMGLAAFSGVLALWALWVTRGRGENARTTGSRAFQWFAVLAIPMPFLANSAGWVFTEMGRQPWVVHPNPDDPTVRLMTMQAVSSHPAWMVATSLIAFTLVYGVLAVIWFQMMRKAALKGVPLPQRDPETDELDTPTLAFDY
- the cydB gene encoding cytochrome d ubiquinol oxidase subunit II, translating into MDAMLDPTALQALWFALIGFFFLGYFVLEGFDFGVQMNVAAFWRRGSGTRGTILKTIGPVWDGNEVWLITGGALLFAAFPEWYATLFSGFYLALLLLLLVLIVRVCAFKWRDKVDDARWRTAWDAVHVLGGFAPALLWGVAFANIVAGVGIDENRWVTTSLLGLLNPFALLGGVVFVLLFWLHGTLYLALKVEGRLREDAARLAGVLVWPTILAGAAFLLWFQFAHSNTWWTLLPVGVAAVALLAVVVLNRARREGLSFLATSTAIAAATIALFGGLFPYVMPASNDPALSLTVANASSTEHTLTVMLVALAVLMPIVIAYTIWTYRVFRHRVADEDSPAPGAELLERARKGYRDAFSQE
- the cydD gene encoding thiol reductant ABC exporter subunit CydD; translated protein: MSSATTAPADVDAPAVDASAAPRRRRAPLDPRLLREVRAARRHVARTAALGVVQAGCVIVTALVIARLGARLLTERTLPAEAPGLLAVLVGALAVRAVAVLVEEATAHRAATAAIGALRTRIVAHAARLGPRGGAGRGADLTALATTGIEKLRPYLVGYVPQLVLTLTVTPLALLTIALLDPLSAVIAGVTLPLVPLFMVLVGKLTVGRSDRLLADMRSLWSQLLDLVEGLPTLRALGRERGPEAVVRRLGERHRASAMGSLRYAFLSSMVLELLATLCVALVAVSIGMRLVYGEMPLEPALAVLVLVPEVYLPLRAVGARYHASTDGLAAVGAAFEVLDEPVVPDGDLPAPDLRGASLALRGVSVRSRNGWAPHRAELVVRPGRVLAVTGPSGAGKTTAVQVLLGLLEPEEGRAEVIAADGTVTAVRSLDRRTLWDQVAWLPQRPVLPPGTLRAVLADARPDASEAELSAAAAATGLDRVIAERGAETELGRAGGGLSLGQRQRLALARALLSPAPLVVLDEPTAHLDGASEQVVLDLIGTLRDQGRTVVVIAHRSRLVECADDVARVEAGR
- the cydC gene encoding thiol reductant ABC exporter subunit CydC, which encodes MSALTAPASPLRRTVGALEIPRARLLAAVLAACATLASAFALAAVSAYLVTRAWTMPPVLDLTVAVVMVRALGVSRGVLRWLERMLTHDVALRGVVSLRTNLFTALAARTDDGLTRLRRGDLLSRLGDDAQELGDHVITAVVPGLVAAVMTVVVLATFAPLSLPAAAAMLVSLLVASGIAPWASYRAARLAEQAVVTSRAQVGAQALTILDDATALQVQGRLDGAVASLRTRQAEHDLALDRAALPAAVAAAAVPLAMILAVTGSLLAAGALWVDGGASAGQIGILLLLPLSSFEAVTALPAAAAQLARSRAAAARLDALSGDVHDRPAPADAPDPAPAPAPERPHTAALRAVGLTAGWSPDAPRVTGLDLELPPGARLAVVGPSGCGKSTLLATLAGLLDPLAGRVELDGEPLPGWSVPEIRAGVTMFAEDGHVFATTVRENLRVVRGDLGDDTARAALSAVGLDDWLEALPRGLDTMLGPDGTTISGGERRRLLLARAVVRRGPILLLDEPTEHLDTARGDALLRALLDPRDTSLVPADSTVVVVTHRVEAVPADTPILRLEETR
- a CDS encoding histidine kinase; its protein translation is MSPRTPPSRTGRPRLQDLAEAVLAGGDAEDLLELLVHSARSDLSARSALLVMPLRGTGWSIEMVDGPDAPALLGQDVAPDSPLGEALGRADADALEGIDALDVDGTRRPALLAAVDAAEQGTGLLAVLREEGADPVTAADRERLDALAGLVALTLRVPSLGSSAEIDDERSRIARDLHDLAIQELFAVGMELEALVDSLESPGAPPSNARIRSSVAISVQGVENAVAQIRQIVQSLRRERSEATLTEQLRREVGLATAGLGFVPSMRLPPRPAEMDAELPPEIAEDVVAVVRECLANAARHAHATAVAVSISLFSEGVDRVVQVNVSDNGRGIDPSVRRRSGLANISSRARRHSGWVDALGLEPGTMISWRVTLPPA
- a CDS encoding response regulator transcription factor; translated protein: MTATGQDGPIRVMLVDDHEVVRRGIVTAIDASAALTVTGEASSVAEATRRLPAIRPEVLVVDLQLPDGTGIDVMKRARELDPAQRMLVLTSFDDDAALRESRAAGADGLILKSARSQEIVEAIRTVHAGRAIWPTDHVDDGPDLSESDQRIVELIGDGHSNREIADALGIAEKTVKNRVTVILQAFGMQRRTQVAAMVAARRRAGWKPQ
- the mutM gene encoding bifunctional DNA-formamidopyrimidine glycosylase/DNA-(apurinic or apyrimidinic site) lyase, with product MPELPEVEVVRRGLAPRTVGRTVAEVELLDARIIRRQAGGADRLRAALAGTTLTALVRRGKFLWWRLADPDGADTGEALMGHLGMSGQLRVRASGEAPALAPAPASAGPASDPLRHRRLSLHLDDGTRIDLIDQRLFGGLWTSELVDAADGRTAALGSPDALLPAEAAHIGRDLLDPALDLPAAARALRARRAGIKSLLLNQQLVSGIGNIYADEALWAARVRYDTPGEVLSQRKALQLLREARTVMERALEVGGTSFDALYVNVDGRSGYFARSLSAYGREGEPCPRCGTPLRRVVSMNRSSHFCPRCQRRRTPAVAPSPVR
- the rnc gene encoding ribonuclease III; this translates as MARRRRATEAAAASGLLQRLPLDGAQSEDLTASGLLDLALTHRSYSYEHDGLPHNERLEFLGDAVLQLAVTEHLYAAHPSLPEGDLARRRAATVSTRALAVIASKLDLGAYVKLGRGEDLTGGRAKASILADTTEAVIGAVHLALGQDVSRRFVLDLLRPLLDSDEFLEAGYDFKTRLQEIAAAEGATVTYTMAESGLEHEKVFTATATVPNVVTARGDGGSKKDAELAAAQNAVRAVLSERGESLIPRG